In Poecile atricapillus isolate bPoeAtr1 chromosome 9, bPoeAtr1.hap1, whole genome shotgun sequence, the following are encoded in one genomic region:
- the LOC131582067 gene encoding epidermal differentiation-specific protein-like, whose amino-acid sequence MNRITVYERANFEGLSREFTCDVPDLHELDFGNCIASLKVEGQPWIAYTDPKYEGESYVFEEGEYASVDRPNSFSALRLVHHDLGDPQITLYEHPNFQGACKVVTEETNLAYGYFNDRVASHMVQRGVWLLYQHPGRGGWHCLAWPGEHLADYKLELNFQSRLSHLRPLRPGRPLVSARLLWEQKRVEEEREVLVDEIEGVNETESEQALAASSSREYGTTLWQSFHFSNATSLKAGLSFTLTVEASNIFTVQKGRSETSIRRQRVEVQLPAKIPPRTALSIQVLRKEVTLSVPVLLTITQNENVRTEMGEYRSVSGTNISARYSLKPLPATGREQAATKGTDTVPGTRMEL is encoded by the coding sequence ATGAACCGCATCACGGTGTACGAGCGTGCCAACTTTGAGGGGCTGAGCCGTGAGTTCACATGCGACGTACCTGACCTGCATGAGCTGGATTTTGGGAACTGCATCGCCTCTCTGAAGGTGGAGGGGCAGCCATGGATTGCCTACACGGACCCCAAATATGAGGGGGAGTCGTACGTCTTCGAGGAGGGCGAGTACGCCTCTGTGGATCGGCCCAACAGCTTCTCGGCACTGCGCCTCGTGCACCATGACCTGGGGGACCCCCAGATCACCCTCTACGAGCACCCTAACTTCCAAGGCGCCTGCAAGGTGGTGACAGAGGAGACCAACTTGGCATATGGGTACTTCAACGACCGGGTGGCCTCCCACATGGTGCAGCGAGGCGTCTGGCTGCTCTACCAGCATCCCGGCCGGGGCGGCTGGCACTGCCTGGCATGGCCCGGCGAGCATCTCGCTGACTACAAACTGGAGCTGAACTTTCAGTCTCGGCTGTCCCACCTGCGCCCGCTACGGCCCGGGCGGCCCCTGGTCTCAGCACGTCTCCTTTGGGAACAGAAGCGGGtggaggaggagcgggaggtACTGGTGGATGAGATTGAGGGGGTGAACGAGACAGAGTCGGAGCAGGcgctggcagccagcagcagtcGGGAGTACGGCACCACACTCTGGCAGAGTTTCCACTTCAGCAATGCCACCAGCCTCAAAGCCGGGCTCTCCTTCACACTGACCGTGGAAGCCTCCAACATCTTTACGGTGCAGAAAGGGCGCAGCGAAACCAGCATTCGCCGGCAGCGCGTGGAGGTGCAGCTGCCGGCGAAGATCCCCCCACGCACAGCGCTCAGCATCCAAGTCCTTCGGAAGGAGGTGACGCTCTCCGTCCCGGTCCTGCTCACCATCACCCAGAACGAGAATGTCCGCACGGAGATGGGCGAGTACCGCAGCGTCTCAGGTACCAACATCAGTGCCCGCTATAGCTTAAAGCCATTGCCAGCTAcgggcagggagcaggcagcCACCAAGGGGACAGACACAGTGCCTGGCACCAGGATGGAACTATAG
- the QARS1 gene encoding glutamine--tRNA ligase, which translates to MAAAAAATMAAEEAEEALGLFTGIGLSEAKARETLRNGTLSALLRRAVLQARSALGPALDKATGTLLYNTAARLKDPKHLGFLVGYIARREILTDLQLSAALEYVRSHPLEPLDVADFERACGVGVCITPEQIEEAVEAVISKHRAELLAERYHFNMGLLMGEARNQLRWADGKTIKNEVDLQVLHLLGPKTEADLEKKPKVAKARAAPAEKQKVAVMENGDMGTETQSLLEQLRGEALKFHKPGENYKTVGYVMTPNTMALLKQHLAITGGQVRTRFPPEPNGILHIGHAKAINFNFGYAKANGGVCFLRYDDTNPEKEEEKYFTAIREMVEWLGYQPYAVTHASDYFDQLYTWALELICRGQAYVCHQKVEEIKGHNPPPSPWRDRPVEESLLLFEDMRKGKFGEGEATLRMKLVMEDGKMDPVAYRVKFTPHHRTGDKWCIYPTYDYTHCLCDSIEHITHSLCTKEFQARRSSYFWLCNALDVYCPVQWEYGRLNLLYTVVSKRKIIRLVETGAVRDWDDPRLFTLTALRRRGFPPEAINNFCARVGVTVAQATMEPHLLEACAREVLNEQAPRAMAVLEPLKVTITNFPAPKALEVLVPNFPADESRGFHKVPFHQTLYIEETDFREEADKGYKRLAPGQPVGLRHTGYVITVQNVIKDVSGRVIELEVTCTKSDVAEKPKAFIHWVSVPLACEVRLYERLFLHKNPEDPSEVPGGFLSDLNPDSLRVVHNALVDSSVHSARPFDKFQFERLGYFSVDPDSEEGKMVFNRTVTLKEDPGKA; encoded by the exons atggcggcggcggcggcggcgacgATGGCGGCGGAGGAGGCGGAGGAGGCGCTGGGGCTGTTCACCGGGATCGGCCTCAGCGAGGCCAAGGCGCGCGAGACGCTACGCAACGGGACACTCAGCGCGCTGCTGCGccgggctgtgctgcag GCTCGGAGCGCGCTGGGCCCGGCGCTGGACAAGGCCACCGGGACACTGCTGTACAACACGGCCGCCCGCCTCAAGGACCCGAAGCACCTCGGCTTCCTCGTCGGCTACATCGCTCGCAGGGAGATCCTCACCGACCTGCAGCTCAGCG CTGCCCTGGAGTACGTGAGGAGCCACCCTTTGGAGCCCCTAGACGTGGCAGACTTTGAACGGGCTTGTGGTGTGGGGGTCTGCATCACCCCTGAGCAGATCGAGGAAGCG gTGGAGGCTGTGATCAGCAAGCACCGAGCAGAGCTTCTGGCAGAGCGCTACCACTTCAACATGGGGCTGCTGATGG GGGAGGCACGGAACCAGCTGCGGTGGGCAGACGGAAAGACCATCAAGAACGAGGTGGACCTGCAG GTGCTACATTTGCTTGGACCAAAGACAGAAGCTGACCTGGAAAAGAAGCCAAAG GTGGCAAAGGCCCGTGCGGCCccagcagagaaacagaaggtgGCTGTCATGGAGAACG GTGACATGGGCACAGAGACACAGTCGCTGCTGGAGCAGTTGCGGGGAGAAGCCCTGAAGTTCCATAAGCCAG GAGAGAACTACAAGACCGTGGGCTACGTGATGACGCCCAACACAATGGCCCTGCTGAAACAGCACCTGGCAATCACGGGTGGGCAG GTACGGACACGCTTCCCTCCTGAGCCTAATGGGATCTTGCACATTGGCCATGCCAAGGCCATTAACTTCAACTTTGGCTATGCCAAG GCCAATGGTGGTGTGTGCTTCTTGCGCTATGATGACACCAACCCcgagaaggaggaggagaagtaCTTTACAGCCATCCGGGAGATGGTGGAGTGGTTGG GCTACCAGCCTTATGCAGTGACACATGCATCAGATTACTTTGACCAGCTCTACACCTGGGCCCTGGAGCTCATCTGCAG GGGTCAGGCATATGTCTGCCATCAGAAGGTTGAGGAGATCAAGGGCCACAACCCACCCCCCTCACCGTGGCGGGACCGGCCTGTGGAGGAGTCGCTCCTGCTCTTTGAG GACATGAGAAAGGGcaagtttggggagggggaagccACACTGAGGATGAAGCTGGTGATGGAGGATGGGAAAATGGATCCTGTTGCCTACCGTGTCAAGTTCACTCCACACCACCGCACTGGGGACAAGTG GTGCATCTATCCCACGTATGACTACACACACTGTCTCTGCGACTCCATCGAGCACATCACACACTCCCTCTGCACCAAGGAGTTCCAGGCCAG GCGCTCCTCCTACTTCTGGCTGTGCAATGCTCTGGATGTTTACTGCCCTGTGCAGTGGGAATATGGACGGCTGAACCTGCTCTACACTGTCGTCTCCAAGAGAAAGATCATCCGCCTGGTGGAGACAGGTGCTGTGAG GGACTGGGATGACCCGCGTCTCTTCACACTGACAGCCCTGCGCCGGCGAGGCTTCCCTCCCGAGGCCATCAACAACTTTTGTGCACGG GTTGGTGTGACAGTTGCCCAGGCGACAATGGAGCCGCACCTGCTGGAGGCTTGTGCACGTGAGGTGCTGAATGAGCAGGCCCCCCGTGCCATGGCTGTCTTGGAGCCCCTCAAGGTCACCATCACCAACTTCCCTGCTCCGAAG GCACTGGAGGTTCTTGTGCCCAACTTTCCAGCTGATGAGAGCCGTGGTTTTCACAAAGTGCCCTTCCACCAGACCCTCTACATTGAGGAGACAGACTTCAGGGAG GAGGCAGACAAGGGCTACAAGCGCCTGGCCCCCGGTCAGCCGGTGGGGCTGCGCCACACTGGTTATGTCATCACCGTCCAGAATGTCATCAAG GATGTCAGTGGGCGTGTCATTGAGCTGGAGGTGACCTGCACCAAGTCGGATGTGGCAGAAAAGCCCAAAGCTTTCATTCACTGGGTGTCGGTGCCACTGGCCTGTGAAGTGCGGCTCTATGAGCGACT GTTTTTGCACAAAAATCCTGAGGATCCATCGGAGGTACCTGGTGGCTTTCTGAGTGACCTCAACCCT GACTCCCTGCGTGTGGTGCACAATGCCCTGGTCGACAGCTCTGTCCACTCTGCTCGACCCTTTGACAAGTTCCAGTTTGAGCGCCTGGGCTACTTCTCCGTGGATCCCGACAGTGAGGAGGGGAAG ATGGTCTTCAACCGCACAGTGACACTCAAGGAGGATCCTGGCAAGGCCTGA